From a single Nicotiana tabacum cultivar K326 chromosome 8, ASM71507v2, whole genome shotgun sequence genomic region:
- the LOC107790273 gene encoding WAT1-related protein At3g18200 isoform X2: MEFTPGKLKLVAALFVMVFCSAGLHIVSRIALNIGVSKIVFILYRNITALLVLGPFAYFLEKKDRPPLTFSLLVQFFFLGLIGVTANQSLYILGLYYTSPTYASAMQNSVPAITFVMASVLRLEEVHIKRRDGMAKILGTIASIGGATIITLYKGPPLLGGSGFSTDITTSPEKMLNRTLGCVYFIVQCLSYAGYMVLQLLVVTAFTERDPRNWRIQSGKEVLTILYVGIIFSGVVYSLVTWCIQKGGPVLTATFQPLQTVVVAVLAFVFLGNRLYSGGVFGGILIAAGVYLVLWGKNEEEKIANQDKEGATLRKHLLDQENTEECPVTVQVWVVTRIFMMVLAHNLKIGQHHDGLLGMTDNAGFDKCTLNGSKAHFTWMCGLAKQWQGKAMSSRGKDMARQGKAGQAMANDAGRFNQVGGDLI, encoded by the exons ATGGAATTTACACCTGGAAAACTGAAGCTTGTTGCAGCATTGTTTGTCATGGTTTTCTGCTCTGCAGGATTGCATATTGTCTCAAGAATTGCTCTCAATATTGGTGTCAGCAAAATTGTTTTTATACTTTACAGAAACATCACTGCTTTACTTGTTTTAGGACCTTTTGCTTATTTTTTAGAAAA GAAGGATAGACCACCCCTCACATTTTCCCTATTGGTTCAGTTTTTCTTCCTCGGTTTAATAGG AGTCACAGCAAACCAATCACTTTATATCTTAGGGTTGTATTATACATCACCTACCTATGCATCAGCTATGCAAAACTCAGTTCCTGCAATTACTTTTGTCATGGCTTCTGTTTTAAG GTTAGAAGAAGTGCATATTAAGAGGAGGGATGGCATGGCAAAAATTCTTGGAACCATAGCAAGTATTGGAGGTGCCACAATAATCACCCTATATAAAGGCCCTCCCCTTCTAGGGGGAAGTGGTTTTTCTACAGATATAACTACTTCTCCAGAGAAAATGCTGAATAGGACGTTGGGTTGTGTTTACTTTATTGTTCAGTGCTTATCATATGCTGGTTATATGGTGCTTCAG CTCCTAGTTGTAACTGCTTTTACAGAAAGGGATCCAAGAAATTGGCGAATTCAGTCTGGCAAGGAGGTTTTGACGATTCTATATGTT GGTATTATATTTTCTGGAGTTGTATATTCTCTCGTGACTTGGTGCATTCAGAAAGGAGGGCCAGTGTTGACCGCCACGTTCCAGCCtctgcaaacagtagtagttgctGTCTTGGCCTTTGTATTTCTTGGTAATCGGTTGTATTCAGGCGG GGTATTTGGGGGGATTCTGATTGCAGCAGGGGTTTACCTAGTCTTATGGGGTAAAAATGAAGAGGAAAAAATTGCTAACCAAGATAAAGAAGGAGCGACATTGAGAAAACATCTTCTTGATCAGGAAAACACAGAGGAATGTCCTGTTACAGTTCAG GTGTGGGTTGTGACAAGGATTTTCATGATGGTCTTGGCACACAACCTGAAAATTGGGCAACATCATGATGGGCTGCTCGGCATGACAGACAATGCGGGGTTCGACAAATGCACCTTGAACGGAAGCAAGGCGCATTTTACTTGGATGTGCGGGTTGGCAAAACAATGGCAAGGCAAAGCCATGTCAAGCAGGGGCAAAGACATGGCAAGGCAAGGCAAGGCGGGACAAGCAATGGCAAATGATGCGGGCAGATTTAATCAAGTTGGGGGCGACTTGATATGA
- the LOC107790273 gene encoding WAT1-related protein At3g18200 isoform X3 has protein sequence MEFTPGKLKLVAALFVMVFCSAGLHIVSRIALNIGVSKIVFILYRNITALLVLGPFAYFLEKKDRPPLTFSLLVQFFFLGLIGVTANQSLYILGLYYTSPTYASAMQNSVPAITFVMASVLRLEEVHIKRRDGMAKILGTIASIGGATIITLYKGPPLLGGSGFSTDITTSPEKMLNRTLGCVYFIVQCLSYAGYMVLQVPMMKNYPAKLSLTTFPCFFGVIQLLVVTAFTERDPRNWRIQSGKEVLTILYVGIIFSGVVYSLVTWCIQKGGPVLTATFQPLQTVVVAVLAFVFLGNRLYSGGVFGGILIAAGVYLVLWGKNEEEKIANQDKEGATLRKHLLDQENTEECPVTVQVLGRCGL, from the exons ATGGAATTTACACCTGGAAAACTGAAGCTTGTTGCAGCATTGTTTGTCATGGTTTTCTGCTCTGCAGGATTGCATATTGTCTCAAGAATTGCTCTCAATATTGGTGTCAGCAAAATTGTTTTTATACTTTACAGAAACATCACTGCTTTACTTGTTTTAGGACCTTTTGCTTATTTTTTAGAAAA GAAGGATAGACCACCCCTCACATTTTCCCTATTGGTTCAGTTTTTCTTCCTCGGTTTAATAGG AGTCACAGCAAACCAATCACTTTATATCTTAGGGTTGTATTATACATCACCTACCTATGCATCAGCTATGCAAAACTCAGTTCCTGCAATTACTTTTGTCATGGCTTCTGTTTTAAG GTTAGAAGAAGTGCATATTAAGAGGAGGGATGGCATGGCAAAAATTCTTGGAACCATAGCAAGTATTGGAGGTGCCACAATAATCACCCTATATAAAGGCCCTCCCCTTCTAGGGGGAAGTGGTTTTTCTACAGATATAACTACTTCTCCAGAGAAAATGCTGAATAGGACGTTGGGTTGTGTTTACTTTATTGTTCAGTGCTTATCATATGCTGGTTATATGGTGCTTCAG GTTCCTATGATGAAAAATTACCCCGCAAAATTGTCACTTACCACATTTCCATGTTTTTTTGGAGTAATCCAGCTCCTAGTTGTAACTGCTTTTACAGAAAGGGATCCAAGAAATTGGCGAATTCAGTCTGGCAAGGAGGTTTTGACGATTCTATATGTT GGTATTATATTTTCTGGAGTTGTATATTCTCTCGTGACTTGGTGCATTCAGAAAGGAGGGCCAGTGTTGACCGCCACGTTCCAGCCtctgcaaacagtagtagttgctGTCTTGGCCTTTGTATTTCTTGGTAATCGGTTGTATTCAGGCGG GGTATTTGGGGGGATTCTGATTGCAGCAGGGGTTTACCTAGTCTTATGGGGTAAAAATGAAGAGGAAAAAATTGCTAACCAAGATAAAGAAGGAGCGACATTGAGAAAACATCTTCTTGATCAGGAAAACACAGAGGAATGTCCTGTTACAGTTCAG GTCCTCGGCAGGTGTGGGTTGTGA
- the LOC107790273 gene encoding WAT1-related protein At3g18200 isoform X1, producing MEFTPGKLKLVAALFVMVFCSAGLHIVSRIALNIGVSKIVFILYRNITALLVLGPFAYFLEKKDRPPLTFSLLVQFFFLGLIGVTANQSLYILGLYYTSPTYASAMQNSVPAITFVMASVLRLEEVHIKRRDGMAKILGTIASIGGATIITLYKGPPLLGGSGFSTDITTSPEKMLNRTLGCVYFIVQCLSYAGYMVLQVPMMKNYPAKLSLTTFPCFFGVIQLLVVTAFTERDPRNWRIQSGKEVLTILYVGIIFSGVVYSLVTWCIQKGGPVLTATFQPLQTVVVAVLAFVFLGNRLYSGGVFGGILIAAGVYLVLWGKNEEEKIANQDKEGATLRKHLLDQENTEECPVTVQVWVVTRIFMMVLAHNLKIGQHHDGLLGMTDNAGFDKCTLNGSKAHFTWMCGLAKQWQGKAMSSRGKDMARQGKAGQAMANDAGRFNQVGGDLI from the exons ATGGAATTTACACCTGGAAAACTGAAGCTTGTTGCAGCATTGTTTGTCATGGTTTTCTGCTCTGCAGGATTGCATATTGTCTCAAGAATTGCTCTCAATATTGGTGTCAGCAAAATTGTTTTTATACTTTACAGAAACATCACTGCTTTACTTGTTTTAGGACCTTTTGCTTATTTTTTAGAAAA GAAGGATAGACCACCCCTCACATTTTCCCTATTGGTTCAGTTTTTCTTCCTCGGTTTAATAGG AGTCACAGCAAACCAATCACTTTATATCTTAGGGTTGTATTATACATCACCTACCTATGCATCAGCTATGCAAAACTCAGTTCCTGCAATTACTTTTGTCATGGCTTCTGTTTTAAG GTTAGAAGAAGTGCATATTAAGAGGAGGGATGGCATGGCAAAAATTCTTGGAACCATAGCAAGTATTGGAGGTGCCACAATAATCACCCTATATAAAGGCCCTCCCCTTCTAGGGGGAAGTGGTTTTTCTACAGATATAACTACTTCTCCAGAGAAAATGCTGAATAGGACGTTGGGTTGTGTTTACTTTATTGTTCAGTGCTTATCATATGCTGGTTATATGGTGCTTCAG GTTCCTATGATGAAAAATTACCCCGCAAAATTGTCACTTACCACATTTCCATGTTTTTTTGGAGTAATCCAGCTCCTAGTTGTAACTGCTTTTACAGAAAGGGATCCAAGAAATTGGCGAATTCAGTCTGGCAAGGAGGTTTTGACGATTCTATATGTT GGTATTATATTTTCTGGAGTTGTATATTCTCTCGTGACTTGGTGCATTCAGAAAGGAGGGCCAGTGTTGACCGCCACGTTCCAGCCtctgcaaacagtagtagttgctGTCTTGGCCTTTGTATTTCTTGGTAATCGGTTGTATTCAGGCGG GGTATTTGGGGGGATTCTGATTGCAGCAGGGGTTTACCTAGTCTTATGGGGTAAAAATGAAGAGGAAAAAATTGCTAACCAAGATAAAGAAGGAGCGACATTGAGAAAACATCTTCTTGATCAGGAAAACACAGAGGAATGTCCTGTTACAGTTCAG GTGTGGGTTGTGACAAGGATTTTCATGATGGTCTTGGCACACAACCTGAAAATTGGGCAACATCATGATGGGCTGCTCGGCATGACAGACAATGCGGGGTTCGACAAATGCACCTTGAACGGAAGCAAGGCGCATTTTACTTGGATGTGCGGGTTGGCAAAACAATGGCAAGGCAAAGCCATGTCAAGCAGGGGCAAAGACATGGCAAGGCAAGGCAAGGCGGGACAAGCAATGGCAAATGATGCGGGCAGATTTAATCAAGTTGGGGGCGACTTGATATGA
- the LOC107790299 gene encoding uncharacterized protein LOC107790299: protein MLLLFSSIPLSWGIFCSSQASLNCSFGVPFNHSKLQTSLRFTALKTRATFDENDQNSQASILIQEEENKQPNQEVEESVRVLKNAAKTRKVAAEEIMAAFSVIEKAKIDSSKFLETLGGTESPGRTWMLIFTAEKGLERGRYFPITAIQRFDAAAKRIENGVFLGPLGFLTFEGRFSWKNRILAFVFEQLRIKVGPLNPFNISIKGKDEREPSNKDKDPFFIWFYIDEEIAVARGRSGGTAFWVRCRRVGYS, encoded by the exons ATGCTGCTGCTCTTTTCTTCCATCCCCTTGAGTTGGGGAATTTTTTGTTCCTCTCAAGCTTCTCTCAACTGCAGTTTCGGAGTTCCTTTTAATCACTCAAAGTTACAAACTTCTCTGAGATTCACAGCTCTTAAAACCAGAGCAACCTTTGACGAAAATGACCAAAATTCTCAAGCTTCCATTCTTATTCAAGAAGAGGAAAACAAACAACCCAATCAG GAAGTTGAAGAGAGTGTAAGAGTACTGAAAAATGCAGCCAAAACAAGAAAGGTTGCAGCAGAGGAGATCATGGCTGCTTTCTCTGTGATTGAGAAAGCAAAAATTGATTCTTCAAAGTTTCTTGAAACTCTTGGTGGAACCGAATCTCCGGGGAGGACGTGGATGCTTATTTTTACTGCTGAG AAAGGTTTAGAACGAGGTAGATATTTCCCAATTACAGCCATTCAGAGATTTGATGCAGCT gcaaagAGGATCGAAAATGGTGTTTTCTTGGGGCCTCTTGGATTCTTGACATTTGAAGGGAGGTTTTCATGGAAGAATAGGATTCTTGCTTTCGTATTTGAGCAGCTTCGGATAAAAGTTGGACCATTGAATCCCTTTAATATCAGTATTAAGGGAAAAGATGAAAGAGAGCCGAGCAATAAGGATAAGGATCCATTTTTCATCTGGTTTTACATAGATGAGGAAATAGCTGTTGCTCGAGGACGGAGTGGAGGGACAGCTTTCTGGGTCCGTTGTCGACGTGTTGGCTATTCCTAA